One part of the Pseudomonas sp. MYb118 genome encodes these proteins:
- a CDS encoding choline ABC transporter substrate-binding protein, which translates to MKRLISSCVLALSGTALLNASVMAAEPASCQNVRMGVVNWTDVIATSAMTQVLLDGLGYKTKQTSASQQIIFAGIRDQRLDLFLGYWNPLMTQTITPFVEANQVKVLEEPSLKDARATLAVPTYLADKGLKTFADIAKFEKELGGKIYGIEPGSGANTQIKAMIAKNQFGLGKFQLVESSEAGMLAAVDRAVRRKEAVVFFGWAPHPMNVNVQMTYLTGSDDALGPNEGMATVWTVTAPTYAQQCPNIGRLLTNLTFTAEDESRMMQPLLDHKDALESARQWLKDHPQDKERWLEGVTTFDGKPAAENLQLTAK; encoded by the coding sequence ATGAAACGACTGATCAGCAGCTGTGTTCTTGCACTGAGTGGTACCGCCTTGCTGAACGCCAGCGTCATGGCGGCCGAGCCTGCATCGTGCCAGAACGTGCGCATGGGCGTCGTGAACTGGACCGACGTGATCGCCACCAGCGCCATGACCCAGGTCCTGCTCGACGGCCTCGGCTACAAGACCAAGCAAACCAGCGCCTCCCAGCAGATCATCTTCGCCGGCATCCGCGACCAGCGCCTGGACCTGTTCCTGGGCTACTGGAACCCGCTGATGACCCAGACCATCACGCCGTTCGTCGAGGCCAACCAGGTCAAGGTGCTTGAAGAGCCAAGCCTGAAGGATGCCCGTGCGACCCTCGCCGTGCCGACCTACCTCGCCGACAAGGGCCTGAAAACCTTCGCTGACATCGCCAAGTTCGAGAAAGAACTGGGCGGCAAGATCTACGGCATCGAGCCCGGTTCCGGCGCCAATACCCAGATCAAGGCGATGATCGCCAAGAACCAGTTCGGCCTGGGCAAGTTCCAGTTGGTGGAGTCCAGCGAGGCCGGCATGCTCGCCGCCGTCGACCGCGCCGTGCGCCGCAAGGAAGCCGTGGTGTTCTTCGGCTGGGCGCCGCACCCGATGAACGTCAACGTGCAGATGACCTACCTGACCGGCAGCGACGACGCCCTAGGCCCGAACGAAGGCATGGCCACCGTGTGGACCGTCACCGCGCCGACCTATGCCCAGCAGTGCCCGAACATCGGCCGCCTGCTGACCAACCTGACCTTCACCGCCGAAGACGAGAGCCGGATGATGCAGCCGCTGCTGGATCACAAGGACGCCCTCGAATCGGCCCGCCAATGGCTCAAGGATCACCCGCAGGACAAGGAACGCTGGCTTGAAGGTGTGACCACCTTCGATGGCAAGCCGGCGGCTGAAAACCTGCAACTGACCGCCAAATAA